The following proteins come from a genomic window of Dongia rigui:
- the thrS gene encoding threonine--tRNA ligase yields MLTITLPDGAKREFPGPVSGAELAASIGAGLAKAALAIKFDGKVRDLATVITSDAKVEIVTRTHPDALDLIRHDAAHVMAEAVQELFPGTQITFGPATETGYYYDFHRAEPFTPEDFAAIEQRMKDIVDRDEKITREVVSRDEAVKRFKALGETFKAEWVNEIPADEDISLYHQGKWFDLCTGPHLPSTGKLGKAFKLMKVAGAYWRGDANNPQLQRVYGTAWADEKQLKDYLTQLEEAEKRDHRRLGREMNLFHQQEEAVGSVFWHPKGWRLYRKLESYIRRRLEINGYQEVKTPQILDRSFWEKSGHWEKFREAMFVIPDDEHKDKQLALKPMNCPGHVQIFRQGLKSYRDLPIRLAEFGACHRNEPSGALHGIMRVRAFTQDDAHIFCTEDQIVDETKAFCDFLLSVYKDFGFDDVRVKFSDRPEKRAGADAIWDKAEDALKTATTAAGLEFTLNPGEGAFYGPKLEFVLRDTIGRDWQCGTLQADFVLPERLDAAYVGEDGQKHRPVMLHRAIFGSLERFVGILIEHHAGKFPLWLAPTQVVVCPIVSDSEPYAKEVVRQLTAAGLVVETDFRNEKINYKVREHSLAKTPVIIAVGKRDEEAGTVAIRRLGEEGQKTFPLAEAVAALKQEAKSPLDR; encoded by the coding sequence ATGCTGACGATCACGTTGCCGGATGGCGCCAAGCGCGAGTTTCCGGGCCCGGTTTCGGGCGCCGAACTTGCCGCTTCCATCGGCGCCGGCCTTGCCAAGGCCGCTCTCGCCATCAAATTCGACGGCAAGGTCCGCGACCTTGCAACCGTCATCACCAGCGATGCGAAGGTCGAGATCGTCACCCGAACGCATCCCGATGCCCTGGATCTCATCCGTCACGATGCCGCCCATGTCATGGCTGAAGCCGTGCAGGAGCTTTTCCCAGGCACCCAGATCACCTTCGGCCCGGCCACCGAGACCGGTTATTACTACGACTTCCACCGCGCCGAGCCGTTCACGCCGGAGGACTTCGCGGCGATCGAGCAGCGCATGAAGGACATCGTCGACCGCGACGAGAAGATCACGCGCGAAGTCGTCTCACGCGACGAAGCGGTGAAGCGCTTCAAGGCGCTGGGCGAGACCTTCAAGGCGGAATGGGTTAACGAGATTCCGGCCGATGAGGACATCTCGCTTTATCACCAGGGCAAGTGGTTCGATCTCTGTACCGGCCCGCATCTCCCCTCTACGGGCAAGCTCGGCAAGGCATTCAAGTTGATGAAGGTCGCCGGCGCCTATTGGCGCGGTGATGCCAACAACCCGCAGCTGCAACGCGTCTATGGCACCGCCTGGGCCGATGAGAAGCAGCTCAAGGATTATCTGACGCAGCTCGAGGAAGCCGAGAAGCGCGACCATCGGCGCTTAGGGCGCGAGATGAACCTGTTCCACCAGCAGGAAGAAGCGGTGGGATCGGTCTTCTGGCACCCAAAGGGCTGGCGGCTCTATCGCAAGCTCGAGAGCTATATCCGCCGCCGTCTTGAAATCAACGGCTACCAGGAAGTGAAAACCCCGCAGATCCTCGACCGCTCCTTCTGGGAAAAATCGGGGCATTGGGAGAAGTTCCGCGAGGCGATGTTCGTCATCCCCGATGATGAACACAAGGACAAGCAGCTGGCCTTGAAGCCGATGAACTGCCCGGGCCATGTGCAGATTTTCCGCCAGGGCCTCAAGAGCTATCGCGACCTGCCGATCCGCCTCGCCGAGTTCGGCGCCTGCCATCGCAACGAACCGTCGGGTGCGCTGCATGGGATCATGCGCGTGCGCGCCTTCACGCAGGACGACGCCCATATCTTCTGCACCGAGGATCAGATCGTCGACGAGACCAAGGCCTTCTGCGACTTTCTGCTGTCGGTCTATAAGGATTTCGGCTTCGACGACGTGCGCGTCAAATTCTCCGACCGGCCGGAAAAACGCGCCGGTGCCGACGCCATCTGGGACAAGGCCGAAGATGCGCTGAAGACGGCGACGACCGCCGCCGGCCTCGAATTCACCCTCAACCCCGGCGAAGGCGCCTTCTATGGGCCGAAGCTGGAATTCGTCCTCCGGGACACGATCGGCCGCGATTGGCAATGCGGGACGCTGCAGGCCGATTTCGTGCTGCCGGAGCGCCTCGATGCCGCTTATGTCGGCGAGGATGGGCAGAAGCACCGCCCCGTCATGCTGCACCGCGCCATCTTCGGGTCGCTGGAGCGTTTCGTCGGCATCCTCATTGAGCATCATGCCGGCAAGTTCCCGCTCTGGCTGGCACCCACCCAAGTGGTGGTATGTCCGATCGTCTCGGACAGCGAACCCTATGCCAAGGAAGTTGTGCGCCAGCTGACCGCGGCCGGTCTGGTGGTGGAAACGGATTTCCGCAACGAGAAGATCAATTACAAGGTCCGCGAACATTCGCTCGCCAAGACGCCCGTGATCATCGCGGTCGGCAAGCGCGACGAAGAGGCTGGGACCGTGGCGATTCGCCGCTTAGGGGAAGAAGGACAGAAAACCTTCCCCCTGGCCGAGGCGGTTGCCGCCCTGAAACAAGAGGCAAAGTCGCCGCTTGACCGGTAA
- the infC gene encoding translation initiation factor IF-3 → MARFPSQEAAPTQDKGPRVNHQINVREVRLVKEDGEMLGVVSTREALTMAADAGLDLVEISPTAVPPVCKILDYGKFKYEAQKRKNEAKKKQKVIEVKEIKMRPGIEEHDYEVKMRAIKSFLGEGDKVKVTMRFRGREMMHQELGMKVLDKVRVELEDLIKVESHPRLEGRQMIMTIAPK, encoded by the coding sequence ATAGCTAGGTTCCCGTCCCAAGAAGCTGCGCCCACCCAGGACAAGGGCCCCCGCGTCAATCATCAGATCAACGTGCGCGAGGTGCGCCTGGTGAAGGAAGACGGCGAGATGCTCGGCGTCGTTTCCACCCGCGAAGCACTGACCATGGCGGCCGATGCCGGCCTCGATTTGGTCGAGATTTCGCCCACGGCCGTGCCCCCGGTCTGCAAGATTCTCGATTACGGCAAGTTCAAATACGAAGCGCAGAAGCGCAAGAACGAAGCCAAGAAGAAGCAGAAGGTCATCGAGGTCAAAGAGATCAAGATGCGCCCCGGCATCGAAGAACATGATTACGAAGTGAAGATGCGCGCGATCAAAAGCTTCCTTGGCGAAGGCGACAAGGTGAAGGTCACCATGCGCTTCCGTGGCCGCGAGATGATGCACCAGGAACTCGGCATGAAAGTTCTGGATAAGGTGCGCGTCGAGCTTGAAGACCTGATCAAGGTGGAATCCCATCCCAGGCTGGAAGGCCGCCAGATGATCATGACCATCGCGCCGAAATAA
- a CDS encoding DapH/DapD/GlmU-related protein produces the protein MILTDYVARAARYASFFLPAASPWPVIAAIPEILRAKLRALPTGYRLDGDIAVHETAEIEPGAVVKGPAIVGPHCFVASSAYLRGGVWLEENCIIGPGAELKTSLMFAGSKLAHFNFVGDSILGEGVNLEAGSIVANYRNEMANKRILIATPAGVVDTGLDKAGAVLGDRVRIGANAVIAPGAFLKPDTLIGRLQLVDQHPANAIPLRQE, from the coding sequence ATGATACTGACCGATTACGTCGCCCGGGCAGCGCGCTATGCGTCCTTCTTCCTCCCCGCTGCGTCGCCCTGGCCCGTCATTGCGGCGATTCCCGAGATCCTGCGTGCGAAGCTGCGCGCCCTGCCGACGGGCTATCGCCTGGACGGCGATATCGCGGTGCATGAGACGGCCGAGATCGAGCCGGGCGCCGTGGTGAAGGGCCCAGCCATCGTCGGCCCGCATTGCTTCGTGGCAAGCAGCGCCTACTTGCGCGGCGGCGTGTGGCTGGAGGAGAACTGCATCATCGGCCCGGGCGCGGAACTCAAAACCAGCCTGATGTTCGCGGGCAGCAAACTGGCGCATTTCAACTTTGTCGGTGATTCGATCCTGGGCGAAGGCGTCAATCTGGAGGCGGGCAGCATCGTCGCCAATTACCGCAACGAGATGGCCAATAAGCGCATCCTGATCGCGACACCTGCCGGCGTGGTCGATACCGGTCTCGACAAGGCGGGGGCCGTTCTCGGCGACCGGGTGCGCATCGGCGCCAATGCGGTGATCGCACCGGGCGCCTTCCTGAAACCCGATACCCTCATCGGCCGATTGCAGCTGGTCGACCAGCATCCGGCCAATGCAATCCCGCTGCGGCAGGAATAG
- a CDS encoding aldo/keto reductase yields the protein MIPKRKLGSQGLEVSAIGLGCMGMSQSYGPADEQESIAVLHRAIAEGCTFLDTAEVYGPYTNEELLGRALKGRRDQVTIATKFGFHIEGGKINGTNSQPAHIRAVVDASLKRLQTDHIDLLYQHRVDKAVSIEDVAGTVGELVKAGKVRYFGLSEAGANTIRRAHKVHPVSALQSEYSLWERNLEAEIIPTLQALGIGLVPFSPLGRGFLTGTAQRAESYPEGDFRRGDPRFQGANFDANMAAAKQVQDMAAAKGTTPGQLALAWLLAKGDFIVPIPGTKRLRYLMENIAAASIRLAPADVAALDGALSPGSVAGPRYGAMHASLVDR from the coding sequence ATGATCCCCAAACGCAAACTGGGTTCGCAAGGTCTCGAGGTATCGGCCATCGGCCTTGGCTGCATGGGGATGAGCCAGTCTTACGGACCGGCGGATGAGCAGGAATCGATTGCCGTCCTGCACCGTGCCATTGCCGAGGGCTGCACGTTCTTGGATACCGCCGAAGTCTACGGCCCCTATACCAACGAAGAACTGCTGGGCCGCGCGCTGAAGGGCAGACGCGACCAGGTGACGATCGCCACCAAATTCGGCTTTCATATCGAGGGCGGCAAGATCAACGGCACCAACAGCCAGCCGGCGCATATCCGCGCCGTGGTCGATGCCTCATTGAAGCGGCTGCAGACCGACCATATCGATCTCCTCTATCAGCACCGCGTCGACAAGGCCGTGTCGATCGAGGATGTCGCCGGCACGGTGGGCGAGTTGGTGAAGGCCGGCAAGGTGCGTTATTTCGGCCTGTCTGAGGCTGGCGCGAACACGATCCGGCGGGCGCACAAGGTTCACCCGGTATCGGCATTGCAGAGCGAGTATTCGCTGTGGGAGCGCAACCTGGAGGCGGAGATCATCCCGACGTTGCAGGCGCTGGGTATCGGCCTGGTCCCCTTCAGCCCGCTGGGGCGCGGCTTCCTGACCGGCACGGCGCAGCGCGCCGAAAGCTATCCCGAAGGTGATTTCCGGCGCGGCGATCCGCGGTTTCAGGGCGCCAATTTCGACGCCAACATGGCTGCGGCGAAGCAGGTGCAGGATATGGCGGCCGCCAAGGGCACGACGCCCGGTCAGTTGGCGCTTGCCTGGCTGCTGGCCAAGGGTGATTTCATCGTCCCCATTCCCGGCACCAAGCGCTTGCGCTACCTGATGGAGAATATCGCCGCCGCATCCATCAGGCTGGCGCCTGCAGATGTCGCGGCACTCGATGGCGCCTTGTCACCCGGCAGTGTCGCCGGTCCGCGCTATGGCGCGATGCATGCGAGCCTGGTCGACCGCTGA
- a CDS encoding DUF1127 domain-containing protein, translating into MQLLSTLDLAFRRWQRYGEVRRELATYTDRELEDMGLNRSDIPSVAREAAALVRPAAGVAGQPRFAKVAHS; encoded by the coding sequence ATGCAGCTTCTGTCTACGCTTGATCTCGCTTTCCGCCGCTGGCAGCGCTACGGCGAAGTGCGCCGTGAATTGGCGACCTATACCGACCGCGAGCTCGAGGATATGGGTCTCAACCGCAGCGACATCCCCTCGGTCGCGCGCGAAGCAGCCGCCCTCGTGCGCCCGGCCGCCGGTGTCGCCGGCCAGCCGCGTTTCGCCAAGGTCGCCCACTCTTAA
- a CDS encoding adenylate/guanylate cyclase domain-containing protein codes for MATSPRPHFPANDDDLSDGMPRADAVRAGVQAAQLDSAQGSLAQRAEARSGESRARREGDGQPHADPGIAGPMVVPLVARAMAGEACLGCPAVEAAFQWLLDEGRLIGDLGEMVTSLAHLLTDKGFPLLRFFVSVRTLHPQIAAIGYAWSRGDAKAKRVARDHAVLSSQEFLTSPLRALYHGDEREIRRRLTGPDARFDFPILEDMKKAGATDYAIFAIRLPGGVRSSVSITTDAPDGFLDVQMDAFRTLIPLLSLIIEAREWAYIARSLMHVYLGQGAGQAVLSGQIQRGDARTIAAAIWYCDLRNFTQMSNELPRDLVIATLNDYFDTIAKPVVERGGEILKFIGDAMLAIFPMNDDLDRDNKIRVALDAAIGALEGLRDLNELRLATGQAPLHVGIGLHAGSVSYGNIGAAHGEDARLDFTVIGPAVNLATRLEGLCPLLDQPLLASRQFASVCGSRLKFLGTHPVRGFADPQDVFGLP; via the coding sequence ATGGCCACATCGCCACGACCGCATTTCCCTGCCAATGACGACGACCTCAGCGACGGTATGCCGCGCGCCGATGCCGTGCGCGCGGGCGTGCAGGCGGCGCAGTTGGATTCAGCGCAGGGCAGCCTTGCGCAGCGCGCAGAGGCAAGAAGCGGGGAATCGCGCGCGCGGCGCGAGGGCGATGGCCAGCCGCATGCCGACCCCGGCATCGCCGGACCCATGGTCGTGCCGCTGGTCGCGCGCGCCATGGCGGGCGAGGCGTGCCTGGGTTGTCCCGCGGTCGAGGCTGCCTTTCAGTGGCTGCTCGATGAGGGGCGGTTGATCGGCGATCTTGGGGAAATGGTCACCTCATTGGCCCACCTTCTGACCGACAAGGGATTCCCGCTGCTGCGCTTCTTTGTCTCGGTGCGTACGCTGCACCCGCAGATCGCCGCCATCGGCTATGCCTGGAGCCGCGGCGATGCAAAGGCCAAGCGTGTCGCCCGCGATCATGCCGTGCTCTCCAGCCAGGAATTCCTCACCTCGCCCTTGCGGGCGCTCTATCACGGCGATGAGCGCGAGATCCGACGGCGCCTGACCGGCCCGGACGCACGCTTCGATTTCCCCATCCTCGAGGACATGAAGAAGGCCGGCGCCACCGACTACGCCATCTTCGCCATTCGCCTGCCCGGCGGGGTGCGCTCATCCGTTTCGATCACGACCGATGCGCCGGACGGTTTTCTCGACGTGCAGATGGATGCCTTCCGCACACTCATCCCGCTCCTCAGCCTCATCATCGAGGCGCGGGAGTGGGCCTATATCGCGCGTTCCTTGATGCATGTGTATCTCGGCCAGGGTGCGGGCCAAGCCGTGCTGTCGGGCCAGATCCAGCGCGGCGACGCGCGCACGATTGCCGCTGCCATCTGGTATTGCGACTTGCGCAACTTCACGCAGATGTCGAACGAGCTGCCGCGCGATCTGGTGATCGCCACCTTGAACGACTATTTCGACACCATCGCCAAGCCGGTGGTGGAACGCGGCGGCGAGATCCTGAAATTCATCGGCGATGCGATGCTGGCGATCTTCCCGATGAATGACGATCTCGACCGCGACAACAAGATTCGCGTGGCACTTGATGCCGCCATAGGGGCACTTGAAGGCCTGCGCGACCTCAACGAGCTCAGGCTGGCGACGGGCCAGGCGCCGCTCCATGTCGGGATCGGGCTCCATGCCGGTTCCGTCTCCTACGGAAATATCGGTGCCGCCCATGGCGAGGATGCGCGCCTCGACTTCACCGTCATCGGCCCGGCGGTCAATCTGGCGACGCGGCTCGAAGGCCTCTGTCCGCTGCTCGACCAGCCGCTTCTTGCCTCGCGCCAGTTCGCCTCGGTCTGCGGCTCGCGTCTCAAATTTCTCGGCACCCATCCGGTCCGTGGGTTTGCTGACCCGCAGGACGTTTTCGGCCTGCCATAA
- a CDS encoding NifU family protein has protein sequence MFIQTEETPNPATLKFLPGRTVMGEGTADFARAEGAERSPLALRLFGVEGVKRVFLGGDFVTVTKADEKDWALLKPALLGVIMEHFTTNQPVMLGEGESVPAAADDDDDEIVIQIKELLETRVRPAVAQDGGDIVFHSFEDGVVYLHMQGSCSGCPSSTATLKMGIENMLRHYVPEVLEVRPV, from the coding sequence ATGTTCATCCAGACCGAAGAGACGCCGAACCCGGCGACCCTCAAATTCCTGCCCGGCCGCACCGTCATGGGTGAGGGTACCGCCGACTTCGCCCGGGCGGAGGGTGCCGAGCGTTCGCCGCTGGCCTTGCGCCTGTTCGGTGTCGAGGGCGTCAAGCGCGTCTTCCTGGGTGGCGACTTCGTTACCGTGACAAAGGCGGATGAAAAGGATTGGGCGCTGCTGAAGCCGGCCCTTCTCGGCGTGATCATGGAGCATTTCACCACCAACCAGCCGGTCATGCTGGGCGAAGGCGAGAGCGTCCCCGCGGCAGCCGACGACGATGACGACGAGATCGTCATCCAGATCAAGGAACTGCTGGAGACCCGCGTGCGCCCGGCCGTGGCCCAGGACGGCGGCGACATCGTGTTCCATTCCTTCGAGGACGGCGTCGTCTATCTGCACATGCAGGGTTCCTGCTCGGGCTGCCCCAGCTCGACCGCGACCTTGAAGATGGGCATCGAGAACATGCTGCGCCATTACGTGCCGGAAGTGCTCGAAGTCCGGCCGGTCTGA
- a CDS encoding malonic semialdehyde reductase translates to MERADDAALDLLFREARTHSKWLEKPVPDALLRQAYELARMGPTSGNCQPLRILFVTSAEAKKKFEPCLSEGNRAKTMAAPATAIFAMDMEFYELMPRLFHDPTARSWFAGKPAAIEETAFRNSTLQAAYFMLACRSLGLDCGPMSGFDKQKTDAVFFSGTTWRSNFICNIGYGDKSALHPRNPRLDFAESCKIA, encoded by the coding sequence ATGGAACGCGCTGACGATGCCGCCCTCGACCTTCTCTTCCGCGAGGCGCGCACGCATTCCAAATGGCTTGAGAAGCCAGTGCCTGATGCCCTGCTGCGCCAAGCCTATGAGCTGGCGCGCATGGGACCGACCAGCGGCAATTGCCAGCCCTTGCGCATCCTGTTCGTGACGAGCGCGGAAGCGAAGAAGAAGTTCGAGCCCTGCCTTTCCGAAGGCAACCGCGCCAAGACCATGGCCGCACCCGCCACGGCGATCTTCGCCATGGACATGGAATTCTATGAGTTGATGCCGCGCCTCTTCCACGATCCGACCGCGCGCTCGTGGTTCGCCGGCAAGCCCGCGGCGATCGAGGAAACCGCCTTCCGCAACAGCACGCTGCAGGCTGCCTATTTCATGCTGGCCTGTCGGTCATTGGGCCTCGATTGCGGACCGATGTCCGGCTTCGACAAGCAGAAGACGGATGCGGTCTTCTTCAGCGGCACCACCTGGCGCTCGAACTTCATCTGCAATATCGGCTATGGCGACAAATCCGCTCTGCATCCCCGCAACCCGCGCCTCGATTTTGCGGAGAGCTGCAAGATCGCCTAA
- a CDS encoding GcvT family protein yields MQSHARAVVIGGGCVGAGILYGLAKRGWRDIVLLERTQLTAGSTWHAAGLIPSYARSINVGRMIAKSIEIYEGLQAETGQNVGWHKCGQLRIANTRERLDEYKSYMSVAAVQGMRAELLTPDEARKLWPLLQNDHMLAALYHPDDGHIAPADVTQAMAKGARDLGAKVELNTEVKGFEQLPSGEWKVKTNKGDIICEHVISATGNYARQTGAMLGLEIPAIPIIHQYWITDAVPEVVERKRAGRPEMPILRDEGFEGYLREEGDGLMFGPYERTEKLKLFAEDGVPAWFGADLLEEDFESVAWNWEQAIKLVPQLGRVGIKANVRGPFQMTADELPLMGPAWGLKNVWLAEGVPGGILWGGAIGYYLSERIVEGGNSLDTSELDPRRFGTYANKNWTREKVREAWGTHAELHFPGQDMPAARPQKTAPSYDLLTEMGAVWGVLNGWEVPNWFAPEGVEAKDRWSWRWADRGKYIGAEATAVRNGVGLVEMSCMTKFELSGPKAASWLDRVLANSLPKIGKVKLCHHLTLKGGVQAEYVVARPAENDFYLISTPRAERWNLDDLSRLLPDDGSVTLRNVSDERGCFTVVGPKARDVLQPLTEIDLSNEAFPWFGIQTGTVGLASDVRILRVNYEGELGWELYHPMVYQRHLLTLILEEGKKHGLRLIGLQALEPLRLEKSYRAMYRDMNPELSAWESGLDRFISLDKGDFIGRDALLAQKRQGVARRLFPIAIDVTDASAFAHEGVYHQGDLVGRITSGSYSYTFNHDIAFALLPVALGKPGTALEVPILGERCKARVLSESPYDSQGSRGRM; encoded by the coding sequence ATGCAGAGTCACGCCCGGGCGGTGGTTATCGGCGGCGGTTGCGTCGGTGCCGGCATTCTTTATGGCCTGGCCAAGCGCGGCTGGCGCGACATCGTCCTGCTGGAGCGCACGCAGCTGACCGCCGGGTCGACCTGGCATGCGGCGGGCCTCATCCCGTCTTACGCCCGCAGCATCAATGTCGGCCGCATGATCGCCAAGAGCATCGAGATCTATGAAGGGCTACAGGCCGAAACCGGACAGAATGTCGGCTGGCATAAATGTGGACAGCTGCGCATCGCCAACACGCGCGAGCGCCTCGATGAATACAAGAGCTACATGTCCGTGGCCGCCGTCCAGGGCATGCGGGCTGAATTGCTGACGCCGGACGAGGCGCGGAAACTCTGGCCGCTGCTCCAGAACGACCACATGCTGGCCGCCCTCTACCATCCCGATGACGGCCATATCGCCCCCGCAGACGTCACCCAGGCGATGGCCAAGGGCGCCCGCGATCTCGGCGCCAAGGTCGAGCTCAATACCGAGGTGAAGGGGTTTGAGCAGCTCCCTTCCGGCGAATGGAAGGTGAAGACCAACAAGGGCGACATCATCTGCGAGCATGTCATTTCGGCGACCGGCAATTACGCGCGCCAGACCGGCGCCATGCTGGGCCTCGAGATCCCGGCCATTCCCATCATCCATCAATACTGGATCACCGATGCCGTGCCGGAAGTGGTGGAGCGCAAGCGTGCCGGCCGTCCGGAAATGCCGATCCTCCGTGACGAAGGCTTCGAAGGCTACCTACGCGAAGAAGGCGACGGGCTGATGTTCGGCCCCTATGAGCGGACCGAGAAGCTGAAGCTCTTTGCCGAGGACGGGGTACCCGCCTGGTTCGGCGCCGACTTGCTGGAAGAGGATTTCGAATCCGTCGCGTGGAATTGGGAACAGGCGATCAAGCTCGTCCCGCAATTGGGCCGCGTCGGCATCAAGGCCAATGTGCGCGGGCCGTTCCAGATGACGGCCGATGAATTGCCCCTCATGGGGCCGGCCTGGGGCTTGAAGAATGTCTGGCTGGCGGAAGGCGTGCCTGGCGGCATCCTCTGGGGTGGTGCCATCGGCTATTATCTGTCCGAGCGCATCGTCGAGGGTGGCAACAGCCTGGATACCTCCGAACTCGACCCGCGGCGCTTCGGTACCTATGCCAACAAGAACTGGACGCGGGAAAAGGTGCGCGAGGCCTGGGGCACCCATGCCGAGCTGCATTTCCCGGGGCAGGACATGCCGGCAGCAAGGCCGCAGAAGACGGCACCGTCATATGACCTGTTGACGGAGATGGGCGCCGTCTGGGGCGTCCTCAACGGCTGGGAGGTCCCCAACTGGTTTGCGCCCGAGGGTGTCGAGGCGAAGGATCGGTGGAGCTGGCGCTGGGCCGACAGGGGTAAATATATCGGTGCGGAAGCGACGGCCGTGCGCAATGGCGTCGGCCTCGTCGAAATGTCCTGCATGACGAAGTTCGAACTCAGTGGACCAAAGGCGGCTTCCTGGCTCGATCGCGTCTTGGCGAACAGCCTGCCCAAGATCGGCAAGGTGAAGCTCTGTCATCATCTGACGCTCAAGGGCGGCGTGCAGGCGGAATATGTCGTGGCGCGCCCGGCCGAGAACGACTTCTATTTGATCTCAACGCCGCGCGCCGAACGCTGGAATCTCGATGACCTCTCGCGCCTCCTCCCCGATGACGGCAGCGTCACGCTGCGCAATGTCAGCGACGAGCGCGGTTGCTTTACCGTGGTTGGCCCGAAGGCGCGCGACGTGCTGCAGCCCTTGACCGAAATCGATCTTTCCAACGAAGCCTTCCCGTGGTTCGGCATTCAAACCGGCACGGTGGGATTGGCCAGCGACGTGCGCATCTTGCGTGTCAATTACGAAGGCGAGCTCGGCTGGGAGCTTTATCACCCCATGGTCTATCAGCGGCATCTGCTGACGCTGATCCTGGAGGAGGGGAAGAAACACGGGCTGCGGCTTATCGGTCTGCAGGCGCTGGAACCCTTGCGCCTGGAGAAATCCTATCGCGCCATGTATCGCGACATGAATCCGGAACTCTCTGCCTGGGAGAGCGGCCTCGACCGCTTCATCAGCCTCGACAAGGGCGATTTCATCGGTCGCGATGCCTTGCTGGCGCAGAAGAGACAAGGTGTCGCCCGGCGCCTCTTCCCCATCGCCATCGATGTGACGGATGCCAGCGCCTTCGCCCATGAAGGCGTCTATCACCAGGGCGACCTGGTCGGGCGCATTACATCCGGCAGCTACTCCTATACCTTCAACCACGACATCGCGTTCGCGCTGTTGCCGGTAGCGCTGGGGAAGCCTGGGACCGCGCTTGAAGTGCCGATCCTGGGTGAGCGCTGCAAGGCGCGCGTGCTGAGCGAGTCCCCCTATGACTCACAAGGATCACGGGGGCGGATGTAG
- a CDS encoding LysR substrate-binding domain-containing protein — translation MHRLRAFVPSANYLFVFEAAARRQSFTAAAEELNISQPAVSKTIRLLEEATGLKLFHRDHRRLDLTAEGRRLYQETQQSFDQLHMVISTLRRKHSRDTVRLSFSASFVQFFLLPRLKDFKATHPDVALHVEESGRDVADLEQEDIDLSARLGHGKWPGLNAWHFVTEEIFAVCSPAYLKEHGAIRRAGDLTDCTLLHFEERYRTRIGWREWLRLQGVSADRLRQDLVFSDALASIEAAVQGQGVALGWKHLVRDHVAAGRLICPLDVSHKTGQSIYLVMPASRPPKPGAELLRDWLLAQEPDTALAFFHA, via the coding sequence ATGCATCGCCTGCGCGCCTTCGTCCCGTCCGCCAATTACCTCTTCGTCTTCGAGGCGGCGGCGCGGCGCCAAAGCTTCACGGCGGCGGCCGAGGAACTCAATATCAGCCAACCTGCGGTCAGCAAGACGATCCGGCTTCTGGAGGAAGCGACGGGCCTGAAGCTTTTCCACCGCGACCATCGCCGCCTCGACCTCACGGCCGAGGGGCGGCGGCTCTATCAGGAAACGCAGCAAAGCTTCGACCAGCTGCACATGGTCATCTCGACCCTCCGGCGCAAACACTCGCGCGATACCGTGCGCCTCTCCTTCTCCGCCTCCTTCGTGCAGTTCTTTCTGCTGCCGCGCCTCAAGGACTTCAAGGCAACGCATCCTGACGTCGCACTGCATGTGGAGGAAAGCGGCCGCGATGTCGCCGATCTCGAGCAGGAGGATATCGACCTCTCGGCGCGGCTCGGGCACGGCAAGTGGCCCGGCCTCAATGCCTGGCATTTCGTGACGGAAGAGATCTTCGCCGTCTGCTCCCCCGCTTATCTCAAGGAGCATGGCGCCATCCGCCGCGCGGGCGATCTTACCGACTGCACATTGCTGCATTTCGAAGAGCGCTACCGCACGCGGATCGGCTGGCGCGAATGGCTGCGCCTGCAGGGTGTCTCGGCCGACCGGTTGCGTCAGGATCTCGTCTTCTCGGACGCCCTCGCCTCGATCGAGGCGGCCGTCCAGGGCCAGGGTGTCGCCTTGGGCTGGAAGCATCTCGTGCGCGACCATGTGGCCGCCGGTCGCCTCATCTGCCCCCTCGATGTCAGCCACAAGACCGGCCAGAGCATCTATCTGGTCATGCCCGCCAGCCGTCCACCCAAGCCCGGCGCCGAACTCCTGCGCGACTGGCTATTGGCTCAGGAACCGGACACAGCGCTTGCATTCTTCCATGCATGA